GAAGCGCATATGGGTTGGTGAGGCGCGAATCAGCCAATGAACGGGTCCTAAAACCCTCAGGCGACTCACGGGAGACCGGCATAGGAGTCGGTTTAGCAGCAATTGACCGAAGCAGACCACCACCGCCACCCAAATCCTCCACAAATTCCGACAAAAGCAGGCTGACCTGCAGCCACTGCGGAGGAAAAAAGCACACAGTAGATACTTGCTTCCACCTCCATGGGTTTCCCGACTGGTGGGAAGACATAAAAAAGAACAGGCAGAACCGAACTCGGAGTAATGGGAGCAGGGCAACGGCGGCAGCGGTGGTTGGAGACCGAGCTACCAACACCAACAAAGCAGTAGGCAGCATCggaaattcaaaatcaatggTAAATGCCGGTCAGACGGACGGCGAAGGAGGCGACGAGAAGAAAGCAACCGCATCCGTAGCGGTCGCAAGGGCGTGGTCAGAAGG
The sequence above is a segment of the Salvia hispanica cultivar TCC Black 2014 unplaced genomic scaffold, UniMelb_Shisp_WGS_1.0 HiC_scaffold_37, whole genome shotgun sequence genome. Coding sequences within it:
- the LOC125199064 gene encoding uncharacterized protein LOC125199064 isoform X1 — encoded protein: MLPTALLVLVARSPTTAAAVALLPLLRVRFCLFFFMSSHQSGNPWRWKQVSTVCFFPPQWLQVSLLLSEFVEDLGGGGGLLRSIAAKPTPMPVSRESPEGFRTRSLADSRLTNPYALRTACRCKSETWKGSVPLPYVMARPSHRSRAVAYCETSLMRLASILFIIQLKQQLSLCSHFGYPASLIAGGL
- the LOC125199064 gene encoding uncharacterized protein LOC125199064 isoform X2, whose protein sequence is MLPTALLVLVARSPTTAAAVALLPLLRWLQVSLLLSEFVEDLGGGGGLLRSIAAKPTPMPVSRESPEGFRTRSLADSRLTNPYALRTACRCKSETWKGSVPLPYVMARPSHRSRAVAYCETSLMRLASILFIIQLKQQLSLCSHFGYPASLIAGGL